The region GATGGCGCGAATTTGTTTCAATGCCGTGGCTCCGTCGCCGATCAGCGTGGCCCCTTTGACCGGCGCGCCGACCTTGCCGTTCTGCACGCGGTAGGCTTCGGTGCAGGAGAACACGAACTTGCCATTGGTGATGTCCACCTGACCGCCACCGAAACCAACGGCATAGATCCCGTCTTTGAGGTCCGCCACGATATCACCCGGCGCTGCGTCTCCACCTAGCATATAGGTGTTGGTCATCCGCGGCATCGGGATATGCGCGTAGGACTGCCGCCGTCCGTTGCCGGTTGAGGCGCCGCCCATCAGTCGCCCGTTCTGGCGATCCTGCATGTAGCCTACCAGCTTGCCGTCTTCGATCAGCACATTTCGCGCCGAAGGGGTGCCTTCGTCATCGACAGAGATTGAGCCGCGGCGGTCGGGGATCGTGCCATCGTCCAAAACGGTCACGCCTTTGGCCGCGATTTGTTGACCCATCAAGCCGGCAAAGGCGCTTGAACCCTTGCGGTTAAAATCGCCTTCAAGCCCATGACCGATGGCCTCATGCAGCAGGATGCCGGGCCAGCCGGGGCCAAGCACCACGTCCATTACACCCGCCGGGGCAGGGACGGCCTCAAGGTTCACACAGGCGATCCGCAGCGCTTCGCGGACCTTGGCCTGCCAATCCTCCGGTGCCAGCATCCCATCAAGCCCGATCCGCCCACCACCGCCGACACCGCCGCTCTCCCGGCGGCCGTCCTGCTCGACGATGACCGAAACATTGACCCGCGTCATGGGGCGCACGTCGCGCACCGAATGCCCCTCGGGGCGGAGAATTTCAACCTCTTGGATGCTCGCGGCAATCGTCGCACTCACCTGCACCACGCGAGAATCGAGGCTGCGAGCATAGGCGTCGATCTCGCGCAGGGTATCCACTTTCACCGGGAAGGCGTGGCCGGCAATCGGGTCTTCGTCCGTATAAAGCCGCTTGTTGCTGGCCTGAGGTGCATCGGCCCAAGTGCCGCCGCCATCGCCCACCGCAAGCCGCGCCGTCTCGGATGCGCGGCGCAGGGAGGCTTCGCTGAGTTCGGTGGAATGGGCGTAGCCTGCAACCTCACCCCGCACGGCGCGCAGGCCGAAACCTTCGGCGGCATCATAACTTGCCGTTTTGAGGCGTCCGTCATCAAAAACCAACGCCTCGGAGCGGCGCCGTTCGAGGAACAATTCGCCGTCATCGGCACCGGCCACGGCCTCGCGCAGCACGCTCAGAGCGGTTTCTCGGTCCAGATCGGCCTCGAAGGGGGTGAAATGCGCGCTGCTCATTGGGGATATCCTTGCTTGCTGTCACAAAACTGTCTCGCGCGTCCCTATGACGCAAGCATGTGACTTTATCTTGTAGGCAGAATATGATTGTAAGCACCCAGGATTACAACGGCACCGGATCGCAGCAGTGGTTCAGGTGTCTAATCGGCTTCTTAATGGTCACAAGATCAGGACGACATATGAAACATCTACTCCCCCTTTCCGGTCTTTTGACCAGCCTTGCCGCCCTGCCTGCATTGGCACAGGACAGCCTGCGCATTGACGGGCTTGATGTCATCGGCAGACCTGTTGACGGCGAGACAGGCTTTCAACCCGCCGTTACGCGGGTGGCGCAGGATATCCACGACCTCGACTACCTGATTCTCGTGATCATCACGATCATCACCCTTTTCGTGACTGGTCTGATCATCTGGGTCATGATCCGCTACAACAAAAAGCGGAACCCGAACCCGTCGTCCTTCACCCACCACACGCCGATTGAGATCGCCTGGACGATCCTGCCGATTTTGGTCTTGGTGCTGATCGGGGCCTATTCGCTGCCCATTCTGTTCCGCCAGCAGGAAATCCCTGAGGCAGACATCACGATCAAAGCGACGGGCAACCAGTGGTACTGGACCTATGAATATGTCGACGAAGAGATCGCCTTTGACAGCTACATGATCGGTGCCCCTGCCACATTGGGTGACGGCGATGAAGATGTGATCCCCTTCGTGCTGAACGACGCGATGGTCGCCAAGCTCGAAGACGAAGGCTATGCCCGCGAAGACTTCCTGCTGGCCACCGACACATCGGTCGTGATCCCCGTGGGCAAGACCATCGTGGTGCAGGTTACCGCAAGCGACGTGATCCACTCTTGGACCATCCCCGCATTCGGCGTGAAACAGGATGGCGTACCGGGCCGTTTGGCTGAACTTTGGTTCACTGCCGAACAGGAAGGCGTGTACTTCGGTCAATGTTCCGAGCTTTGCGGTCAGGCCCACGCCTATATGCCGATCACTGTCAAAGTCGTCTCGGAAGCGGCCTATGCCGAGTGGCTTGGTAAAGCCAAGGCGGAATATGCGGGCATCGAACAGCCGCTGACCGTCGCTTCTAAATAAGCCAGTTCCGCGGGGCAGGGCCAAAGCCTTTGCCCCGCGTTTACCCTGGGAAGGTTCGGGATGACTGACATCACCAATACGCCGACAAGTGAATACGACACGCAGCTGGGGGACTACTTTGCCCTGCTCAAGCCGCGTGTGATGTCGCTTGTTGTCTTTACCGCATTTGTGGGGCTGCTGGCCGCACCGGTGTCTGTGAACCCGATCGTCGGCTTCTGCGCCATCTTGTTCATCGCCATCGGCGGCGGTGCTTCGGGCGCGTTGAACATGTGGTGGGATGCGGACATTGACGCTGTGATGCGCCGCACCCGCGGGCGTCCCATCCCATCGGGCCGTGTGCAGCCTGGCGAAGCTTTGACCCTTGGTGTCGCGCTGTCGGGGCTGTCGGTGATGATGCTGGGGCTGGCGACGAATCTGCTGGCCGCCGGAATGCTGCTGTTCACCATCCTGTTCTATGCCGTTTTCTACACCATGTGGCTCAAGCGTTTGACGCCGCAGAACATCGTTATCGGCGGTGCCGCCGGGGCTTTCCCGCCCGTGATTGGCTGGGTCGCCGCCACCGGCAGCTTCTCGGTCGAGGCATGGCTGATGTTTGCGTTGATCTTCATGTGGACCCCGCCGCATTTCTGGGCGTTGGCGCTCTTCATGCGCTCTGACTATGACGACGCCAAAGTGCCGATGCTGACTGTGACCCACGGCCGCCCGGCCACGAGGCTGCATATCCTGATTTATACCGTTCTGCTGGCCGCTCTGGCGATCGGCACGTCCTTTACGGCTATCGGTGGTATCTTCTACTTCGCTGTGGCCTTGGTACTGAACGCCGCGTTCCTGCTGGGAGCATGGCGCATTTGGAACCGCGATGAGGTGATGGCCGAAGCCGACGACTACGCCGAAGAGCGCAAGTTCTTTCGTCTGTCGCTGGCCTATCTCTTCCTGCATTTCGGCGCGATCTTGGGCGAAGCCGCCCTGCGCACCTTTGGGTTAGGGGGCTGGTAATGAGCTTTCGTCCTGAGCATGAGCTGCACAAACGCCGCCGGAGCCGCAACATCGGAGTCGGGCTGATGCTGGCTGCCTTTGTGGTGCTGATTATGGCGCTGACCTACGTCAAAATCACCCAAACTGATTTCGAACTGCCGGCTAACCAGCGTGAGGTGACACAGTAATGGCATTCTCCGGTCCTCAGAAAACAGTGATGCAAACTGTCGGTGTCGTGGTGCTGATGGGCGGTCTCGCCTGGGCGTCGGTGCCGTTTTACGACTGGTTCTGCCGGGTCACCGGCTTTGGCGGTACGCCGGGGCAGGTGAGCGCATCCAGCGGTGAAGTTCTCGACCAGACGGTAAAGGTCCGCTTTGACGGCTCGCTGAACGACGGCATGCCATGGGAATTCAAACCGGTGGTCCGCGAAATGGAAGTGCGCATCGGTGAGACGGGGTTGGCCTTCTATGAGGCTTATAATCCCACCGATAAACCGGTGGCGGGGCAGGCGAGCTACAACGTCACCCC is a window of Sulfitobacter sp. W027 DNA encoding:
- a CDS encoding cytochrome C oxidase assembly protein; the encoded protein is MSFRPEHELHKRRRSRNIGVGLMLAAFVVLIMALTYVKITQTDFELPANQREVTQ
- the cyoE gene encoding heme o synthase, which codes for MTDITNTPTSEYDTQLGDYFALLKPRVMSLVVFTAFVGLLAAPVSVNPIVGFCAILFIAIGGGASGALNMWWDADIDAVMRRTRGRPIPSGRVQPGEALTLGVALSGLSVMMLGLATNLLAAGMLLFTILFYAVFYTMWLKRLTPQNIVIGGAAGAFPPVIGWVAATGSFSVEAWLMFALIFMWTPPHFWALALFMRSDYDDAKVPMLTVTHGRPATRLHILIYTVLLAALAIGTSFTAIGGIFYFAVALVLNAAFLLGAWRIWNRDEVMAEADDYAEERKFFRLSLAYLFLHFGAILGEAALRTFGLGGW
- the coxB gene encoding cytochrome c oxidase subunit II codes for the protein MKHLLPLSGLLTSLAALPALAQDSLRIDGLDVIGRPVDGETGFQPAVTRVAQDIHDLDYLILVIITIITLFVTGLIIWVMIRYNKKRNPNPSSFTHHTPIEIAWTILPILVLVLIGAYSLPILFRQQEIPEADITIKATGNQWYWTYEYVDEEIAFDSYMIGAPATLGDGDEDVIPFVLNDAMVAKLEDEGYAREDFLLATDTSVVIPVGKTIVVQVTASDVIHSWTIPAFGVKQDGVPGRLAELWFTAEQEGVYFGQCSELCGQAHAYMPITVKVVSEAAYAEWLGKAKAEYAGIEQPLTVASK
- a CDS encoding cytochrome c oxidase assembly protein, whose product is MAFSGPQKTVMQTVGVVVLMGGLAWASVPFYDWFCRVTGFGGTPGQVSASSGEVLDQTVKVRFDGSLNDGMPWEFKPVVREMEVRIGETGLAFYEAYNPTDKPVAGQASYNVTPYTAGAFFEKIDCFCFTEQVLVPGERVQMPVSFFVDPEMVNDRDGKFVHTITLSYTFYEIDLPEGYAALDQDSATATN
- the tldD gene encoding metalloprotease TldD is translated as MSSAHFTPFEADLDRETALSVLREAVAGADDGELFLERRRSEALVFDDGRLKTASYDAAEGFGLRAVRGEVAGYAHSTELSEASLRRASETARLAVGDGGGTWADAPQASNKRLYTDEDPIAGHAFPVKVDTLREIDAYARSLDSRVVQVSATIAASIQEVEILRPEGHSVRDVRPMTRVNVSVIVEQDGRRESGGVGGGGRIGLDGMLAPEDWQAKVREALRIACVNLEAVPAPAGVMDVVLGPGWPGILLHEAIGHGLEGDFNRKGSSAFAGLMGQQIAAKGVTVLDDGTIPDRRGSISVDDEGTPSARNVLIEDGKLVGYMQDRQNGRLMGGASTGNGRRQSYAHIPMPRMTNTYMLGGDAAPGDIVADLKDGIYAVGFGGGQVDITNGKFVFSCTEAYRVQNGKVGAPVKGATLIGDGATALKQIRAIGNDPTLDPGMGNCGKQGQWVPVGVGQPTLMIGGLTVGGAAT